Below is a genomic region from Caretta caretta isolate rCarCar2 chromosome 18, rCarCar1.hap1, whole genome shotgun sequence.
tgttttcctttattaAATGCAGAACTGGGCCATCTTGGGGGATGCTCCTGGGACGGCCTATGAAAACTCGGggcctggccctccagccaggccaTGCGGGTGCAGCCCTGCCTGCCGCTTACCTGTAGAAGCAGATCTCGTTCAGGCACTGCTTGCAGGGCTTGTGGACGGAGTAGAGCCTGGTGCAGGGATACTGCTCCTCCCGGCAATCTGCCCAACGAGAGAACACAGGCACTGGGGACCGAGCACTAGCACCATATTGAACAGTCCGCTGACTTCCGCAAACTCAAGAGcagctgctgttgctctgacatTGGCGTGCATGGGCGGTGCCTGGCTCGGGGGGGAAGCTGAGAGGTGGGGATGAGTGTTTAACAGGGACCCACAATTTCATTTCAGATCCCTTGGTCAGCAAGCCACCCATCTCCCTTAACTCTTCCCTGAAGGGCAGCCTCTCCTGTTTCTTCTGCACTGGCTGCTGGTTCTGCAGCATGAGCCCAGCTGGAGTTCGGACCAGTCTGGGGCagcgcagggctgggggagatcTTCAGTGGGCCCAGTCACCATCCCAATGGGAGTGCCATGCCAGGCACTGACTCGGATGTTCCTCAGCCTCAGCCTAGTCCTGCTTCCCTGAGTTAATGAAGTGCCACACAAGCAGAGTGGAGATGGAGTAGGAATGTCCTCTCTCTGTTATACTTTTCATCCCGTAGGATCCCAAACGACTGTACCCACGTGCACGGGAATTGCTTTCAGGAGCAGTGAAATGCGGCCACTTCTAGGGTGGAACAGCACAACTGGTTAAATAGCCCCACAGCTTAGGGCAGAAAGTGAAGAACTTTATCTCCAATGAAaactggatggggggggggcggggcggagggacTTCAGGAAAGGAGATTTTAGTTACTGGAGCCGGACAGCCGAGTTAACGCCTTTCCTCTTGTGGCGAGGGCCACGGATCTTTAAAGAGCACAgtggccagaacctcagctttcgaGGACATCTCCAAAGCACAATAGCGCCCCCTGCAGAATGCTGGGGCATTGACCCAGCTGCCAGAGGGGGGCGCCCCTCAACTGCATGAACGCCGGAGCCTTGCTTAGCTTTCAAACCCTGCTACTGGCACAGCTGTAGGGACCAGGAGGCAAAGTGCCCCCCCCGGAGGGGGGCAGGAATGCCTACAGCTAGTATCTCAATGGGTGAAAGGGCAGGTGCTGATCTCGTGCTGCTACCGTGGGTGGGGGGGCTTCACAGATAAATACCCTGCTGCAAAGAATGAACAAGCTAAAAGCCACATCTTGCAAGGGCCTTGAATTGCATGGGGCTGGAGGGTAACCAGCACTTGGCAGAAGCCAGAGCCACAGTGGGGCCATCCAGCAGCTCCTGGAAAGCTGGCCTCCCTAGGCAGGGCTCAGGAGTTCTCCGCCTCCTTTAGTTTGGCCCGGTTCAATCTGGAAGGTGATCTCGATTTTCCCTTTTTTGGGGGcgggagagaaagaaggaaaaatgtgATTTTGCGACACGTGCCAGAGTGGGACCATTGTGCTGCAAGCAGCCGATCTGTGTTTAGcttggagcggagcggagcagagcaCCCTGGCCTCTGTGCACGCTGGGCAGGATCACTAGCGCTGGCCTGCGCTGtccctccgcccccaccctgcAACCACGGCCGGTCAGCCAGCTGCACGTGTAGCAGCCCTGCAACACGTCACCAGGAGACGGCCGACTTCTAACCCTCTCAACTGCTCTCAACAATGTGTCCACCCCCGACATCGCAATGctcccagtggcagagccagatggCACAACCCGAGTGATGGGTCATTGGTGGTGGGCTGCAGGGTGAGCCTGCCCCCGCACCCACCTAGCAGAGTGGGCTCCTGTCCTGTGCCCGGCTCCCCATTCTGGGCGGTACAAGCTGGCGCGTGGGATTGCAGTGCCATATGGGTGTCATGATGGACAGGCGGCTGGGCCAAATTGGAGTGAGTGGCGCTGCAATGTAGCACGTGAGGTCACAGCGCCATGGGACCCCGGGCACCGTGTTGCAATGCTCCGAGTGAGGAACTGGGTacagccctgcaggacaggagtgGCCACTGCTGGGTGACTGCAGGGTCCCCAAAAGGCATCCCTCATACACCTGGCGGCTATTGGGGGGGCGGTTGCTCCCCACCCttattagctctgccactgaatgttCCTCCTACACGCACAGGTCCGATTCCTAACCCAAAGGCAGAGCGGTAACCAGTGGGCAAGAGAAGGAAACTCCATGGGGCTTTCAGCTGGTTCGTGTCTAACTCTTGGGCAGTGATGGCAGATGGTGTTGCAGGCAGAGTTTAGGGAGAAGGCGGAGGagaccaccccccactgctcctgaaGCTGTgagtgagggggagagagaggaagaggaattgaGGAACAAATAAAGTGAAAGTCAAACAAGTGCATTGGAGTGAAAGAGCCAGAGAAATGCTGCTAAATGTAACAAGGTTCATTCGTAGCCTCCAGGGCTCCACGGCTTGGAAATCTATCCACGCGGGGGGAAATCAAGGGGGACTTTGTGCTTTCTCTGGGGTTTGGACATTTTCTCCCCACAGAGGAGTGGCTGCGCAGTGCAGGGTCTTTAAGCTACTCTCCAACATCAGTTAAAAAACCAAGGGTCACCGAGAGCATCAGCTggaagggcccgatcctgcaatgCCGGGAGAAGCGCTGCTGGATTCAGCAGGGCTGCTCCCAGAAGGGAgggctgcaggatctggtccaaggaGAGAATGCTCTGTCCCCATCTACTATCTTGCTTGTTAATCGCAGGTTCTCTCTCAGACTCAAGGCAGCCCCGGATCAAAGGCAGATTGGCTGATATGTGGGGCAGCCATGTCGGAGGAGATACAGGTTTCTTGCGCTTCTGGCAGACCTCAGATGATATGCTCACAATCGATCAATGGTGGTTTGAAGGATTAGAAGGTACAAGGGTGGCCTCATTAACTCCCTGCTCAATTTAAAGCGTTTCCTGTAAGCGAAACATCATCAAAGCTAGAAATCCACcaggcagcccctgccagctggagagagtccccagccccacctcccagctGTGGTGTCTCCTGCACGTTCCACCCCAGGTTGTCCTGCCTGCATGCTTGGGGGCGGAGGAGGGAAACCAGTGCCCTGGCTCCTCTTTCAGAGCTTGAGTGAGcagctttttccacctcctttATACTTTCCAGCCTTGCCTCCTGCAGGCCCTTCCTCCCACTCAGAGCTGACTTCAGgcatctgcagctcccagagTCACCCTACGGTTCGGAGAACAACAGGCTGCGGGTCTTACCAAGAGGTCCAGGTTCTGTGGGTTCGGTCTCGGGAAGAGCTGGAGGGGAAAGACAATAGGTGGAGCTGAGAACACAGCACCAGGCTGGGAGTGGGCTGCAAACTGGTATAACTCATGCTCCTGTCTATCTACGGTACATACAGGGCCCCTGTTTTTCCCAGCATCTGAGCGCTTCACAATCTCGGATGTATTGATCCTCACCACGCCCTGCCAGGCAGGGCGGgccattatccccattgtgcagATAGGGAACCGAGGCCCTGAGaaaccaagtgacttgcccagggatcACACAGGGAGGCTATGGCAGAGCACACAGGTCTGCacagtcccaggccagtgcactaaccactgTGCCATCCTCCCTCTCTGGGATAAGTGCTACTGCCCAGGAAAGCTACACACACACTGGACACTGTTTATACTCTGCTCCACACTTAAACAGCGGATCTGCTCCTCGGCTAGTGTACGGCAGCGGACATACTGACTACAATAGGACTACACCGGCAGCAGACACGGCTGCCCACAGCCCCTCTCCGCCAGGAGTGGCGAAGGCTCCACAACGCACCGGGGGTTGGCGCTGGGATGATCTCCTGCTGGGTCTGTTGCTGGGACTGATACTGGAACTGCTCTTCGGGAGTGCGCTGGGTGACATCTGCCATGGAGAACGGACATGTTCAGTTCAGGTTAATCAGGCACCACACACACCCTCTGCCAAACGGGGCCAGAGACCCCAGCACTCTCCCTCCCCAGGAGCTTTGTTTTATTGGTCATTTTTCCAGTTTTCCCCGGGAGCCTCATTTTGCAGTTTGGATCCTCCTCCATTTCTTCCTGAATCCAGCAGTGACATATCAATGCCACATAGTAACTGGGGCAACAGATTGCATCATAAAACCCCAGAGGACTAGACCTTCCCTGCAAGATCAAGGCAAAACAGAAGCCAGGCTGGGAATGGCAGAATTCATATTCCCAACAAAGCACAATTATGCCGACTCCACGGCACGTTAGTTACACTCCAGCCAGTGCTGGCCAGCTGGAGCAAACAGGGCAGCTCAGAAGAGCAGATGAGTGCTCAACAGAGAAAGTGCTTACCTTGATAGTCATAGTAATCTTGAttgtctaaaaaacaaaacaaaaacaaagcacagAGAAAGGTCTCATTTTAGGAACAGCAAAGACCTAACACAGCATGTGGAAGAAGGAAACAAActgctcttgttctccctgcacaAAACCTGTCTCGCCCAGCCCTGGAAGAGCCCAGTCATCTTGGTGGTGGCTGCATCTCGCCTGGGATACTGACAGATTTCCTAACCCCAAGGGCAATGGAATCCCAGGTGGTTGCATTGTACAGGGAATCCACTCTAGGGTTTACAAGTCTGCTCTGAGTTGCTGATCGCCCAAGTCAACGGGAGGGAGAAGTGATCAGCATCTCTGGGGGAAAAATCAAGGCATAAACTTTCACCCACTGCAGTAGGGGAAGACATGGTTTGAGCGAGGACACAGTAGGTCAAAACTTTCTAAAGCGACTAGTGGAGTGATAAAGACACCGTACGGGGCCTAGTTTTCAGAGATCAGGTGTCCAGCACTTTCTGAAAGATGTTTCAAGTTGGGCCCCCCAAATTACTtgtcgcttttgaaaatcttggccattggTCTCTTCAGCCCATTTCCAGCGACTCTCCAGGGGGAATGTAAAATCccaataattgttttttttccagatcagaTTAAATGATAATCCCAGCGGCCTGGACAACACTCACTCACTGTAACGTCTGAAAGACCCTGGCTGAGAGAAAGCAGGTACTGAAGGCATAGCAGCTGCTACCTTTGCCTGGTACCACCCCCAACCAGTGTGTTGCAAAGAGCATTGGGCTATAAAGCACGTTCAGTTTAATTCAGTGACAGTTACCGTACTGGAACGCAACACGTCTGTATCTTTAACAAATCTTAGACTGATCAAGGTTCATGGGCAGTGAATACACTTCTTGGAAGCAGCCTAGCACAACAGAATACCAGGAACCATCGGAGTTTAGTTGCTATATTGCAATAATCATTTCCCTGAAATCTCATGAGCCACTCTGAACAGGGGAAGTAGAAACCTGAGTTAGCCAAACTTCTGTTAATGGACTAAATTAGCTTTGCCAGATGGGAAAAGGCAGATTATTTTACTTGGGAGGACCCTAAATTGCCCAACCTTCTCTATCAGCTAGGGATGATCGTGGGCAGCATATCAGTTGTGAGTTTGTTGGGCGATGTGACAGTGAGAAACATTTCATGCAGTTTAAAGGCAACAACATCCTGGAATGTAGAATTGGGAGTGCTTCTGTTTGTCTCTGGGCACCTTGTTACCAGGGAGATAGCAACAAATCCTgcccagtccagtcccctgcactgagatgACCCaggaaggtcccttccagtcctacaatctTATAAATCAGAAGAGTTCAGTGAAGTGCATCAGacatttggggggggagggatagctcagtggtttgagcattggcctgctaaacccagggttgtgagttcaatccttgagggggccatttagggatctggggtaaaaattggtcctgctttgagcagggggttggactagatgacctcctgaggtcccgtccaacccggAGATTCTTTGATTACCAGGGACTGGTTTAGGGGGAAGTTTAATGGAGCGACATCTGTGGACTGGGATTGGAGCATGGGTTGGGAGGAGATCTCGCCAAGGACCCGAAAGgtgtaaataccagggagggagaggaaagggttGGCGTGGGACAAACTggaatgaaattcaaaaagggGACATTCAGACTGAACATCAGGAAAAAACCCTCCTTGATGGCAAGATCTGTTACGCAATGAAGCTGTCTCACCGAGACACACAAAGAGCAGGTGTGTATGTTGAGGGATGGAGCAGGCGGAGGGGGGAGATATATACGTGAAGCCACCAGGACCACTCACCTAACTGAGGGTCGTACTGGGAATACTGCAGCTGGTCAAGATAAGGGGGTCCTTCGAGATCGTATTGTCCCTGGGCCAGGAGTGCTGCTGGGAACATGCATACATACACAGGAGAGAGAAATCATTGTGGTTTACTGAGTGCTCAAAGTATTTGACCCTTTCAAAACggccccccacgcccctcccgcTGCTTGTCCCTTGAGTGCGGGCAGACACAGTGTAAGAAAGCTGCCCCCACTGCCCGTGGGATGGACACGTAGAAGGGGAGCCAGCATCCTAGGCACAAGCCAACATCCAGGTGTCTGTGAGTTcaatcccccctcccacaccacaccCTCAGCAGCCCTGGAAGAGCCCCAATCTGCTGGCCTAGCAAAGCTCTTGGAAATCAACAACTGGACTCCACCGCCATGTTCACACGAGGGTGGTCGTGGTCTGAACTGGttcaccagcccccccccccccccccccgggacagcCCATCGGGGGAATGCTAGACCAGTAGCAATGGCTCCTTTGAGTGGGTGAAGGGCTCAGTGCCTGGAAGGTCGGCAGGCAGTGGCCTCTCTGTGCTGCTTTGACAACAGGCCcttcactgcctcagtttccctgagaGTTTCATCATCAGGGCTCGTCTGCATGAAGAAAGCTGACCTGACGCTCAGCCCCAGGATCGCCAGCGTGTCTCCATGCAGCGTGGCCAGCCACCGTTCCTGGCAGCTGGGAAGGTTGGCTCAGGCCCGCAGGGGCTCAGTCGCTGTGATTGCCCCTTGTCAGGGTTTGGACAGGGCCGCCTGCAGAGCAGGAATTCTCAGGAGAGGACTCCAAGTCGACCCGAACAGCACCAGCACCGTACAACCAGGAGGGACAGCGCAAGCCAGGCGGGAGTCTGAGACAGTTACTTGTCCCACAATGGCTCTACCGAAGCAGCCTCAACTAGCGGGAGCTGAACTCACATAGCAGCGACCCCGAAGGCCGCACAGTGCATTGAACTGAGCTACATGGGCCAGTGCTCTCCGTCTCCGCTGATCAGATGCACACACTGTGGactgcctccccccgccccgggcaggGACTTGCAGGTGTCCTGGGAGAGTGTGCTTGGCATTGTCCTGCCTCAAACATCCTCCTCCTCACTGCAGGTGGGAACTTTATGAGGCCTCAAATTAGCCAAGTGCGTGAACATTTAGACCCAGCTGTGAGCCACCACCTCTCGGATGATGCGTCCAGCCGTGTACTCAAGCACTAggattagggttgccagttttgggtgtgttcctggagatttcatcacatgacataatctttaattaaagattaatctttaattccagGCCAATCGTAGGGTGAGTCATGCTACACAGAGACAGCACAAATGAGGGCCACAATCTCAGAGAGAACGAACAGTGCTAGGTCCCAAAATCAGCAAATGAATGATCTCAAGTGTGGGGCAGGCCTGCAAACTGAGAGAGTCCGTCTGCTCCTGATCCTTGTCCCTCATCCTTTCCTACACCCACAGCAAGGTCTGGTGCCTggaactggctggctggcagctTGGTAAATTTGTCTTGTCAAGCACAAGTTCAGGGAGTGTATTAGAAATGGGCGTCCCCGCCGAGGTGCATAGACAGACAATCACCTGACTGACAGCCCAACGGATTTACGTGTGGCTGGATCTAAGTTAAAACCACCCTGGGGTCCAATCTGGGCTGAGCTACCGACAATGCCGGACGCAGAGCAAAGTGGACATTTAAGGCCCTCTCCTCTGGATGTGCAGAGCACGTGTCACACCCACGGCCCCCTGAGTGCCGATGGGGTACCCACGTCCAGATGGAAACATACCTCCAACCCTGCTGTGCTTATGGGATGCGTGCACGCTAGCCTCTTCAGCCATTGCATTCAAATGCAGCTAGGAAAGCCGATGCACTGGAAGTTGAGGGCTTTGCAAATGACGCAGGAAACTGAGACAAGTCTCCCTCCGTCTGGAAGTCATTGAGTGAACAAGAGCTCCTCCACTCCTCCACAAAGCAGCAGatggcagaggaggaaggggaagagctggCTTAGGCCCAGAACGAACAACAGCCTAACATGACTCAAGACCAGGTAAAAACCCCAACCCTTGCAAGAAGCTGTAAGAGCCGAATCACTGCTCAGCACCCATTGTTTTCCCCTGTCCATCTTCAGGCCCCTCAGTGGGGTTGGAAAACACACTTCCCCTCGGGATGCACATGGAAGTCTGGAAATTCCCACAGGgtctctcctccctgccacacacactTCATGTATAAAACAAACA
It encodes:
- the MFAP2 gene encoding microfibrillar-associated protein 2 isoform X2, with product MRAVCLILLCLPALLAQGQYDLEGPPYLDQLQYSQYDPQLDNQDYYDYQDVTQRTPEEQFQYQSQQQTQQEIIPAPTPALPETEPTEPGPLDCREEQYPCTRLYSVHKPCKQCLNEICFYSLRRVYVINKEICVRTVCAHEELLRADLCRDKFSKCGVLATSGLCQTVATSCARSCGGC
- the MFAP2 gene encoding microfibrillar-associated protein 2 isoform X1, whose amino-acid sequence is MRAVCLILLCLPAALLAQGQYDLEGPPYLDQLQYSQYDPQLDNQDYYDYQDVTQRTPEEQFQYQSQQQTQQEIIPAPTPALPETEPTEPGPLDCREEQYPCTRLYSVHKPCKQCLNEICFYSLRRVYVINKEICVRTVCAHEELLRADLCRDKFSKCGVLATSGLCQTVATSCARSCGGC